The following coding sequences lie in one Alphaproteobacteria bacterium genomic window:
- a CDS encoding helix-turn-helix transcriptional regulator has product MPERRSTKPRKTHAAKRIDAHIGARLRRRRLQCRIPSAFLARYLGVGRDELAAYESGARELLSSQIFALSGLFSVSPDYFYAGLHDASTSVSPRKAMAGSDGVSDAKARNSSNRLLELTTEIVEEVAGTTSRRPRRKSGDHTH; this is encoded by the coding sequence ATGCCGGAGCGACGCAGCACGAAACCCCGCAAGACGCACGCAGCCAAGCGAATTGACGCTCATATCGGAGCGCGGCTTCGCCGTAGACGGCTGCAGTGCCGCATTCCGAGCGCATTCCTCGCAAGATATCTCGGCGTTGGGCGGGACGAGCTTGCGGCTTACGAAAGCGGGGCAAGGGAATTGCTGTCGAGCCAGATCTTCGCGCTTTCCGGATTATTCAGCGTTTCGCCCGACTATTTCTATGCCGGCCTCCACGATGCCAGTACCTCAGTCAGTCCTCGCAAAGCGATGGCTGGTTCGGACGGCGTGAGCGATGCCAAGGCGCGCAACAGCTCGAACCGGTTGCTCGAACTCACGACGGAGATCGTCGAGGAGGTGGCCGGGACAACCTCTCGACGGCCGC